Proteins found in one Zea mays cultivar B73 chromosome 1, Zm-B73-REFERENCE-NAM-5.0, whole genome shotgun sequence genomic segment:
- the LOC100384355 gene encoding ubiquinol-cytochrome c reductase complex protein: protein MSSMMNALANWLANPRRNPLARLHMHAVSSRLRKYGLRYDDLYDPYFDLDIKEALGRLPREVVDARIQRLKRAMDLSMKHQYLPEDLQAQQVPFRGYLGDMLALVKKESAERQSLGALPLYQRTLP, encoded by the exons ATGTCGTCGATGATGAACGCGCTGGCGAACTGGCTGGCGAACCCGCGCCGCAACCCGCTGGCGCGCCTCCACATGCACGCCGTCTCCTCGCGCCTCAGGAAATACG GACTGAGGTACGACGACCTCTACGACCCCTACTTCGATCTGGACATCAAGGAGGCGCTCGGTAGGCTGCCTAGGGAGGTGGTCGACGCCCGCATCCAGCGCCTCAAGCGTGCCATGGACCTCTCCATGAAGCACCAGTACCTCCCGGAGGACCTCCAG GCACAGCAGGTTCCATTCAGAGGATATTTGGGTGACATGTTGGCGTTG GTGAAAAAGGAAAGCGCCGAGCGTCAGTCACTGGGAGCCCTTCCACTATACCAGAGGACACTTCCCTAG
- the LOC100278093 gene encoding uncharacterized protein isoform X1, whose translation MYAQTVRNERAYGCLRPVVAKSDGGIRLWRSHARAVRPQQKAPRRSRDVAANGKQRIHSSKQCESCNLQTQARRRDPRGRRTGPLDRLRAFQFMTVRPGWVVRVAHGSAAAWQRVACNPETLPPDRVLALICCAPLHLLARLAAFLCVPFLPGPAHTPLRLHRRRFLVLRPPEFAPHPFAYSPSSSSSSSDEEEDDDDGDGIHEHVD comes from the exons ATGTATGCGCAAACAGTTCGAAACGAGCGAGCGTATGGCTGTCTCCGTCCGGTTGTAGCGAAGTCCGACGGCGGGATCCGATTGTGGCGAAGTCACGCCCGTGCAGTGCGCCcacagcaaaaagctccgcggcggTCGCGTGACGTCGCGGCAAACGGCAAACAGCGAATTCACAGCAGCAAACAGTGTGAATCCTGCAATCTCCAAACCCAAGCCCGGCGGCGAGATCCGCGCGGCAGGCGGACGGGGCCGCTCGACCGCCTTCGTGCC TTCCAATTCATGACGGTGCGGCCGGGGTGGGTGGTGAGGGTGGCGcatggctcggcggcggcgtggCAGCGCGTGGCGTGCAACCCGGAGACGCTCCCGCCTGACCGCGTCCTCGCGCTCATCTGCTGCGCGCCACTCCACCTCCTCGCGCGCCTCGCCGCCTTCCTCTGCGTCCCCTTCCTCCCCGGGCCCGCACACACCCCGCTCCGCCTCCACCGCCGCCGCTTCCTCGTCCTCCGCCCCCCGGAGTTTGCGCCGCACCCTTTCGCTTACTCCCCctcgtcttcctcttcttcgtcgGATGAGGAAGAGGACGACGACGATGGGGACGGCATCCACGAACACGTCGATTGA
- the LOC100278093 gene encoding uncharacterized protein LOC100278093 encodes MTVRPGWVVRVAHGSAAAWQRVACNPETLPPDRVLALICCAPLHLLARLAAFLCVPFLPGPAHTPLRLHRRRFLVLRPPEFAPHPFAYSPSSSSSSSDEEEDDDDGDGIHEHVD; translated from the coding sequence ATGACGGTGCGGCCGGGGTGGGTGGTGAGGGTGGCGcatggctcggcggcggcgtggCAGCGCGTGGCGTGCAACCCGGAGACGCTCCCGCCTGACCGCGTCCTCGCGCTCATCTGCTGCGCGCCACTCCACCTCCTCGCGCGCCTCGCCGCCTTCCTCTGCGTCCCCTTCCTCCCCGGGCCCGCACACACCCCGCTCCGCCTCCACCGCCGCCGCTTCCTCGTCCTCCGCCCCCCGGAGTTTGCGCCGCACCCTTTCGCTTACTCCCCctcgtcttcctcttcttcgtcgGATGAGGAAGAGGACGACGACGATGGGGACGGCATCCACGAACACGTCGATTGA